One window from the genome of Verrucomicrobiia bacterium encodes:
- the ftsZ gene encoding cell division protein FtsZ produces the protein METNQNPESNVPAKKFSLKVFGVGGAGGNAIDYMARQDFDGVSFMAINTDAQALSQLGVAQKMTLGAKLTRGLGTGGDPQMGRAAAEEDVEKIRSLCEGADIVCVVAGLGGGTGTGAGPVVARLAKESGALVLGIVTLPFEFEGGRRGQQAHAGLRDLKMQADGVICLPNQKVFKLIDENTSVNEALKITNELLAQGVRGIWRLLTQTSMINVDFNDLCAVLRGRHGESSLATVEAAGENRSHEVIEKLISHPFLENGQVLAEADAVLVSLAGGPDLTMAEINRVMEQINRQCENAHIIMGAGTQESYAGRLSVTLVASRRNLLDDREEKVIAQKTAVQATPEQVDEIYNSAKPAVAPRPASRYVPPPPQLTPEQAEQLLTVQQNPKHSRKKGSPMRQGQLPLEIVSKGRFEKSEPTIHQGEDLDVPTYIRRGVALN, from the coding sequence ATGGAAACGAACCAAAATCCGGAGAGCAATGTGCCGGCCAAGAAATTTTCGCTGAAAGTTTTCGGCGTGGGCGGCGCGGGCGGCAATGCCATTGATTATATGGCGCGCCAGGATTTCGACGGCGTGAGTTTCATGGCGATCAATACCGACGCGCAGGCGCTTTCGCAACTGGGCGTGGCTCAGAAAATGACGCTGGGAGCGAAACTGACGCGCGGTCTTGGCACGGGCGGCGATCCGCAAATGGGCCGCGCGGCGGCGGAGGAAGACGTTGAGAAAATCCGCTCGCTGTGCGAAGGCGCGGATATTGTTTGCGTCGTTGCTGGCCTTGGCGGCGGAACGGGAACCGGCGCGGGGCCAGTCGTGGCGCGCCTCGCGAAGGAAAGCGGAGCGCTGGTGCTGGGCATAGTGACCTTGCCGTTTGAATTTGAAGGCGGGCGCCGCGGGCAACAGGCGCACGCGGGATTGCGCGATTTGAAGATGCAGGCCGACGGCGTGATCTGTCTGCCCAATCAAAAAGTTTTCAAGTTGATTGATGAAAATACCAGCGTGAATGAGGCGTTGAAGATCACGAACGAACTGCTGGCGCAGGGCGTACGGGGCATCTGGCGACTGCTGACGCAGACGAGCATGATCAATGTGGATTTCAACGATCTGTGCGCCGTGTTGCGCGGGCGTCACGGGGAAAGTTCGCTTGCGACGGTTGAAGCGGCGGGTGAAAATCGTTCGCACGAAGTAATTGAAAAATTAATTTCGCATCCGTTCCTGGAAAACGGACAAGTGCTGGCCGAAGCGGATGCCGTGCTCGTGAGCCTCGCGGGCGGCCCGGATTTGACGATGGCCGAAATCAATCGTGTGATGGAACAAATCAATCGGCAGTGCGAGAACGCGCACATCATCATGGGCGCGGGGACGCAGGAATCTTATGCGGGCCGGTTGTCGGTCACTTTGGTGGCGTCGCGGCGGAATCTGCTCGATGATCGTGAAGAAAAAGTGATCGCCCAAAAAACTGCGGTGCAAGCCACGCCAGAACAAGTGGATGAAATTTATAATTCAGCAAAGCCCGCTGTCGCTCCACGTCCGGCTTCGCGATATGTGCCGCCGCCGCCGCAACTGACTCCGGAACAGGCCGAGCAACTTTTGACGGTGCAACAAAATCCCAAGCACAGCCGCAAAAAAGGTTCACCGATGCGGCAGGGTCAACTGCCGCTGGAAATCGTCTCAAAAGGCCGCTTTGAAAAAAGCGAGCCGACCATTCATCAAGGCGAAGATTTGGATGTGCCGACGTATATCCGGCGCGGCGTGGCTTTGAATTGA
- the ftsA gene encoding cell division protein FtsA, translating into MFEPSSLIVGLEIGTSKVVVVVGEVNANGALNLIGLGQARSRGVRKGEIADISAVEEDVRNAIVEAEQMADVEIRSVYLGVTGAHIRGFNNRGLQQVVSADREITREDVQDVIKNAKAINLPTENHVLHAVRQHFLVDGQDRIVDPVGMLGGKVEVDVHVVHGNFNRLQNPIRVVKGLQLEVEAIVFNGLAASLALLTNEQKEMGALVLDIGGGTTNYAVYADGIIKHTGVLAVGGDHVSNDLAYGLKVPLGRAEQLKIEHGSAIVEESLKGQTITIANELGLPLKTINLEHLRRVMALRVEEILCLIEQDIARAGLLDYLRAGVFICGGGARIPEITRLVEKVFQMPASVGKTNSISGIKSALDQPEFATAIGLVKFGSFQQKKRSAATFSEGLKKTWSEMFHRK; encoded by the coding sequence ATGTTTGAACCTTCTTCATTGATCGTCGGGCTGGAAATCGGCACGTCGAAAGTCGTGGTGGTGGTGGGCGAGGTCAACGCCAATGGCGCGTTGAATCTGATCGGCCTGGGACAGGCGCGTTCACGCGGCGTGCGCAAGGGTGAGATCGCGGACATATCCGCGGTCGAGGAAGACGTGCGCAATGCCATCGTTGAGGCCGAACAAATGGCTGACGTGGAAATTCGCAGCGTGTATCTCGGCGTGACCGGCGCACATATTCGCGGGTTCAATAATCGCGGTTTGCAGCAAGTGGTCTCCGCCGACCGCGAAATCACACGCGAAGATGTCCAGGACGTCATCAAGAACGCGAAGGCTATCAACCTGCCGACGGAAAACCACGTGCTCCATGCGGTACGGCAGCATTTTTTGGTGGATGGCCAGGATCGCATCGTGGATCCCGTTGGGATGCTCGGCGGAAAAGTGGAGGTGGATGTCCACGTCGTGCACGGAAATTTCAACCGCCTGCAAAATCCGATTCGCGTCGTTAAAGGTTTGCAGTTGGAAGTTGAGGCGATTGTATTCAATGGGTTGGCGGCATCACTCGCCTTGCTGACGAACGAGCAAAAAGAAATGGGCGCGCTCGTGCTCGACATCGGCGGCGGCACGACAAATTACGCGGTGTATGCCGATGGCATTATCAAGCACACGGGCGTGCTCGCGGTGGGCGGCGACCATGTCTCGAACGATTTGGCTTACGGTTTGAAAGTGCCGCTCGGACGCGCGGAACAACTTAAGATTGAACACGGCTCAGCGATTGTCGAAGAAAGTTTGAAGGGCCAGACCATCACCATCGCGAACGAATTGGGTTTGCCGCTCAAGACCATCAATCTCGAACATCTCCGCCGCGTGATGGCGCTGCGGGTGGAGGAGATTTTGTGTTTGATTGAGCAAGACATCGCACGGGCGGGTTTGCTGGATTACTTGCGCGCGGGGGTTTTTATCTGCGGCGGCGGCGCGCGCATTCCCGAGATCACGCGGCTCGTGGAAAAAGTTTTCCAGATGCCGGCTTCGGTGGGAAAAACCAATTCGATCAGCGGCATCAAGTCTGCGCTCGACCAGCCGGAATTTGCAACCGCGATCGGCCTCGTGAAATTCGGCTCGTTCCAGCAAAAGAAACGGAGCGCCGCCACGTTCAGCGAAGGGCTCAAGAAAACCTGGTCGGAAATGTTCCATCGCAAATAA
- a CDS encoding FtsQ-type POTRA domain-containing protein, whose amino-acid sequence MSWFNRKSKNRRHTRTHVLDVKLRSDQVRASRMRLIGMSLALIFATVFGFYLVWRTGEFALSRLIYENKAFAITEIDVQTDGVLAPDQLRRWAGVRTGENLFALDLARVKRDLEMVSVIKTVAVERVLPHSLRLRVTEREPLAQIRVVQMRPNGAAELGILHVDGDGYVMNLIEPSQRAVPIAVTNDTLPVISGINPADAVPGHRLDTAQARLALQLVSAFDHSPMSGLVDLQVIDVASPQILEVTSNQGSQITFSMLDLDRQLRRWRQIYDQGQRINKVIATLDLSVPNSIPAKWIEASAAPAVPPRNPNLQHNRKKNV is encoded by the coding sequence ATGAGTTGGTTCAACCGCAAATCGAAAAATCGGCGGCACACGCGCACGCATGTGCTCGATGTGAAATTGCGCTCCGATCAGGTGCGCGCCTCGCGAATGCGCCTGATCGGCATGAGCCTCGCGCTGATTTTCGCGACCGTCTTCGGATTTTATCTTGTGTGGCGCACCGGTGAATTTGCGCTCAGCCGTTTGATTTACGAAAACAAGGCGTTTGCCATTACTGAAATTGACGTGCAGACCGATGGCGTGCTCGCGCCCGATCAGTTGCGCCGCTGGGCGGGTGTGCGCACGGGTGAAAATTTATTTGCCCTCGATCTGGCGCGCGTGAAACGCGATCTGGAAATGGTCTCGGTGATCAAAACCGTGGCGGTCGAACGCGTCCTTCCCCATTCGTTGCGATTGCGCGTCACCGAGCGCGAACCGCTGGCGCAAATCCGCGTCGTTCAAATGCGTCCGAACGGCGCCGCCGAACTCGGCATCCTGCACGTGGACGGCGATGGTTACGTGATGAATTTAATTGAGCCCAGCCAGCGCGCGGTTCCCATCGCCGTGACGAATGACACGCTGCCGGTCATTTCCGGCATCAATCCCGCCGATGCCGTTCCCGGTCACCGGCTCGATACGGCGCAAGCACGGCTGGCGTTGCAACTGGTTTCCGCCTTCGATCATTCGCCGATGTCGGGATTGGTGGACTTGCAGGTGATTGATGTCGCTTCACCGCAGATTTTGGAAGTCACGAGTAATCAGGGCAGCCAAATCACTTTTTCGATGCTCGACCTGGATCGGCAGTTGCGCCGCTGGCGGCAGATTTACGACCAGGGGCAGCGCATCAACAAAGTGATCGCCACGCTCGACCTTTCCGTGCCGAACAGTATTCCCGCGAAGTGGATCGAGGCGAGCGCGGCGCCGGCGGTGCCTCCGCGAAATCCAAACCTTCAACATAACCGGAAAAAAAATGTTTGA
- a CDS encoding D-alanine--D-alanine ligase, translated as MSKSLHITVMLGGPSAEREVSLRSGKSVAKALRSLGHEVTELDPQNPGWKLPPQTQVVFLALHGTFGEDGTVQAMLEEMDMPYTGCDVEASRLGFDKLLTKQKCVAAGVPTARYEIFTSPTAKWPTGWEPPVILKPVRQGSSVGLQFVERVEDWPSALAESLKHGSEVLMEEKIIGRETTVGILGSQAFPPAEVRPKSGGYDYKNKYTAGATEIFCPAQLDAATTKRVQAAALGAFAAIGARDYGRVDVMVRPNGDPIVLEVNTLPGMTELSLFPKTAAAAGIDYPELCQRMVDLALRHDTGVVK; from the coding sequence ATGTCAAAGAGTCTGCATATCACCGTCATGTTGGGCGGCCCTTCGGCCGAGCGCGAGGTTTCGTTGCGCTCGGGAAAATCGGTCGCGAAAGCCTTGCGTTCACTCGGTCACGAAGTAACTGAACTTGATCCCCAGAATCCCGGCTGGAAATTGCCCCCGCAAACCCAGGTCGTATTTCTCGCGTTGCACGGAACTTTCGGCGAGGACGGTACCGTTCAGGCGATGCTTGAGGAAATGGATATGCCTTACACCGGTTGCGATGTCGAGGCCAGCCGCCTGGGTTTTGATAAATTGCTGACCAAGCAAAAATGCGTTGCCGCCGGAGTGCCGACAGCGCGCTATGAAATTTTCACTTCGCCGACCGCGAAGTGGCCCACCGGCTGGGAGCCGCCGGTGATTTTAAAGCCGGTGCGACAGGGCTCGAGCGTCGGTCTGCAATTTGTCGAACGCGTGGAAGACTGGCCGAGCGCCTTGGCGGAATCACTCAAACACGGTTCGGAAGTCTTGATGGAAGAAAAAATCATTGGGCGCGAAACGACGGTTGGCATTTTAGGCAGCCAGGCGTTTCCGCCAGCGGAAGTGCGTCCGAAGAGCGGCGGTTACGATTACAAAAATAAATATACCGCCGGTGCAACCGAAATTTTTTGCCCAGCCCAACTGGACGCCGCGACGACCAAGCGGGTGCAGGCCGCCGCGCTGGGGGCATTCGCCGCCATTGGCGCGCGTGATTACGGACGCGTGGATGTGATGGTGCGACCGAACGGCGATCCCATCGTGCTCGAAGTGAACACACTGCCGGGGATGACCGAGTTGAGTTTGTTTCCCAAGACTGCGGCGGCGGCGGGAATTGATTATCCAGAATTATGCCAGCGCATGGTGGACCTCGCGCTCCGGCATGATACAGGAGTGGTAAAGTAA
- the murB gene encoding UDP-N-acetylmuramate dehydrogenase has protein sequence MSELRAAVSAETVLRADEILAKRTTLRVGGSADFYVEPVSETELSKILKLCAQLSLPFFLLGRGSNLLIRDGGIRGVVICLAQPEFSRVEMMGYRMHCGAGAKLKIVANEARRGQLTGLEFLEGIPGTVGGALRMNAGAMGGWMFDVVESIRYMDFGGESHEELGANVKVEYRSCPLLRENIALGAVLKGHPATREVVDKRMKTFSEKRWESQPAAPSAGCIFKNPGTIPAGKLIDELGLKGMRVGDAMVSQEHGNFIINDGQARAKDVLELIEVIRQRVRAERGIELHTEVEIVGET, from the coding sequence ATGTCCGAACTTCGCGCGGCGGTTTCCGCCGAGACCGTTTTGCGCGCGGATGAGATACTTGCGAAACGCACAACCTTGCGTGTCGGTGGCAGCGCTGATTTTTATGTCGAGCCGGTTTCGGAAACCGAATTGTCGAAAATTTTAAAATTATGCGCGCAACTTTCGCTGCCGTTTTTCCTGCTAGGGCGTGGGTCCAATCTGTTGATTCGCGATGGCGGGATTCGCGGCGTCGTGATCTGTCTCGCGCAGCCTGAATTCAGCCGCGTTGAGATGATGGGTTATCGCATGCATTGTGGCGCGGGCGCGAAATTAAAAATCGTGGCGAATGAAGCGCGCCGTGGACAGTTGACCGGGTTGGAGTTTCTCGAAGGCATCCCGGGCACGGTCGGCGGCGCGTTGCGGATGAATGCGGGCGCGATGGGCGGCTGGATGTTCGACGTGGTCGAGTCCATTCGTTACATGGATTTTGGCGGCGAATCGCACGAAGAACTCGGCGCGAATGTGAAAGTGGAATATCGCAGTTGCCCGTTGCTGCGGGAAAATATCGCTCTCGGCGCGGTGCTCAAGGGTCATCCGGCAACGCGTGAAGTCGTGGATAAGCGCATGAAAACTTTCAGTGAGAAGCGCTGGGAATCGCAACCCGCCGCGCCGAGCGCCGGTTGCATTTTCAAAAATCCCGGGACGATTCCCGCGGGCAAATTGATTGACGAACTTGGTTTGAAAGGCATGCGCGTGGGCGATGCCATGGTGTCGCAGGAACACGGAAACTTTATCATCAACGACGGGCAGGCGCGCGCGAAGGATGTTTTGGAATTGATCGAAGTCATCCGTCAGCGCGTGCGCGCCGAGCGCGGGATCGAGTTGCACACTGAAGTGGAAATTGTCGGCGAAACGTGA
- the murG gene encoding undecaprenyldiphospho-muramoylpentapeptide beta-N-acetylglucosaminyltransferase: MQSQNSAPRVAIACGGTGGHLFPGVAVAEELKRRGCAVTLLISPKEVDQKAVQGATGVQIATLPAIGLTRGKYLAFARGFAQSYRTAKKLFAAEKPEAVLAMGGFTSAPPVLAGKSLGVPTFLHESNTIPGRANRWLSWVVSEAFVGFSDAATRLHTRNVKVTGTPVRPQFQPMDLAACRAALGLDPQKPVLLVTGGSQGASGLNDLVIATLPFLAKQLAGWQLFHLTGPTDVEKVQRACAAHNIHAVVKPFFGEMHLALGAASVTISRAGASSLAEFAAMRVPSVLVPFPAATDNHQFYNARAFEKTGAAVLLGQRGASAEMLALKISELAQQTASRERMCVALGAWHSPQAAERIAESIMQAITARRTAAGGIIVPAATHLKNQQSAIT, translated from the coding sequence ATGCAAAGCCAAAACTCAGCGCCCCGGGTGGCCATCGCATGCGGTGGCACGGGCGGACATCTCTTTCCCGGCGTGGCGGTCGCCGAGGAATTGAAACGGCGCGGCTGCGCGGTCACGCTTTTGATCTCGCCCAAGGAGGTGGACCAGAAAGCCGTGCAAGGCGCGACCGGCGTGCAAATCGCCACGCTTCCTGCGATCGGATTGACCCGTGGAAAATATTTGGCCTTCGCTCGCGGTTTCGCGCAATCGTATCGCACCGCCAAAAAACTTTTCGCCGCGGAAAAGCCCGAGGCGGTTTTGGCGATGGGCGGTTTCACCAGCGCCCCGCCGGTGCTGGCGGGCAAATCCCTGGGCGTTCCCACTTTTCTGCACGAATCCAACACCATTCCCGGCCGCGCTAACCGCTGGCTGTCCTGGGTGGTGAGTGAGGCGTTCGTCGGATTCTCCGATGCCGCAACGCGCTTACATACGCGCAATGTAAAAGTCACCGGCACACCCGTGCGCCCGCAATTTCAACCGATGGACCTTGCTGCCTGCCGGGCCGCGCTCGGATTAGATCCGCAGAAACCAGTGTTGCTCGTGACCGGCGGCAGCCAAGGTGCGAGCGGCTTGAATGATTTGGTGATCGCGACGCTTCCGTTTTTGGCAAAGCAACTGGCAGGTTGGCAGTTGTTTCACCTCACCGGCCCGACCGATGTCGAAAAAGTTCAGCGCGCCTGTGCCGCTCATAATATTCACGCGGTCGTGAAACCGTTTTTTGGCGAGATGCACTTGGCGCTTGGCGCAGCCAGCGTGACCATCAGCCGCGCGGGGGCGTCATCGCTGGCGGAATTTGCGGCGATGCGCGTGCCTTCCGTGCTGGTGCCGTTTCCGGCGGCCACAGATAACCATCAATTTTACAACGCGCGCGCCTTTGAAAAAACTGGCGCAGCCGTTCTGCTCGGGCAACGCGGCGCGTCCGCCGAAATGCTCGCGCTAAAAATTTCCGAACTGGCGCAACAAACGGCGTCGCGCGAACGGATGTGCGTTGCGCTTGGGGCTTGGCATTCACCGCAGGCGGCGGAACGAATCGCGGAAAGCATCATGCAGGCGATCACCGCGCGCCGAACGGCGGCGGGAGGCATCATTGTCCCGGCGGCAACTCATTTAAAAAACCAACAATCCGCGATCACGTGA
- the ftsW gene encoding putative lipid II flippase FtsW: MKTATTTLVLCVASLLALGMVMLYSSSMADKGHYLQNQMIWCVLGLAGCVTAASIDYTLLKKYFAPILAFAVLLLVLVLVPHVGLKINGARRWFSLGHGVRFEPSEFGKIALIITVAWYGERYQRQLGCWKRGFLYPGALIGAVLALIFVEPDRGTTILMAMVTAGMLFIAGARWKFIVPPVLMGIAAFLISLIHDPMRTKRMLAWLDADKHKMDIGYQANQGMIALGAGGWTGLGLGNSREKLGFLPEHNTDFIFAIVGEELGLIATLLVVMTFVLLVICGMYIALKSKDNFGLLLGTGITFLIGLQAFINIGVVTSTLPNKGLPLPFISYGGSNLLMMLTIVGILLSIARRARVLQPATDISADPLEPSGVSQLS, encoded by the coding sequence ATGAAAACCGCCACCACAACTTTGGTTTTGTGTGTCGCCTCCCTGCTGGCCCTGGGGATGGTGATGCTTTATAGCTCGAGCATGGCGGACAAGGGCCACTATCTTCAAAACCAGATGATCTGGTGCGTGCTCGGTCTTGCCGGTTGTGTGACGGCGGCCAGTATTGATTATACACTTCTTAAAAAATATTTCGCGCCGATTCTCGCTTTCGCCGTCCTCCTGCTCGTGCTGGTGCTCGTGCCGCACGTCGGGCTGAAAATCAACGGCGCGCGCCGCTGGTTCAGTCTCGGTCACGGTGTTCGTTTTGAGCCTTCGGAATTTGGCAAGATCGCTTTGATCATCACAGTCGCGTGGTATGGCGAGCGTTATCAACGGCAGCTTGGTTGTTGGAAACGTGGATTTCTTTATCCCGGCGCGCTCATTGGAGCCGTGCTCGCCTTGATTTTCGTTGAGCCCGATCGCGGGACGACGATTTTGATGGCGATGGTCACGGCGGGGATGTTGTTCATCGCGGGTGCGCGATGGAAATTCATCGTGCCGCCTGTGCTCATGGGCATCGCTGCGTTTTTAATTTCTTTGATTCACGATCCCATGCGCACCAAACGCATGCTCGCCTGGCTCGATGCTGACAAACACAAAATGGACATCGGCTATCAAGCCAATCAAGGCATGATCGCCCTCGGCGCGGGTGGTTGGACTGGTTTGGGTCTGGGCAACAGCCGCGAGAAGCTTGGATTTTTGCCAGAGCACAATACGGATTTTATTTTCGCGATCGTCGGCGAGGAATTGGGTTTGATCGCCACGCTGCTGGTAGTAATGACGTTCGTGCTGCTGGTGATTTGCGGTATGTATATCGCATTGAAATCGAAAGACAACTTCGGGTTATTGCTCGGAACCGGAATCACGTTCCTCATCGGATTGCAGGCATTCATCAACATCGGCGTCGTGACCAGCACCTTGCCGAATAAAGGTTTGCCGCTGCCATTCATCAGTTATGGCGGCTCGAATTTGCTCATGATGCTCACCATCGTTGGAATTTTATTGAGCATCGCACGGCGCGCGCGCGTCTTGCAGCCGGCAACGGATATTTCCGCGGACCCCTTGGAACCAAGTGGCGTTTCCCAACTGTCCTGA
- a CDS encoding LysM peptidoglycan-binding domain-containing protein: MKVAVFSIFAINILVISPLLIQGCKKEAPAADTAALPSSDTSTNPTPDTNLPPVPAMSSNSAPLAVVSNTPPPMPPPPVAPPEPPAPVGQEYVVAKGDSFYSIAKKFHVKIKDVEAANPGVTPAKLKVGQKLQVPAGSSGSTSTANATDMSSGSDNIVTVKPGDSLMKIAHEHGSTIKLIRAANELKTDKIKVGQKLKVPAKSAPATAATTDSSATAAPIPAPVNPMPAPAPIPSVPASGAAR; encoded by the coding sequence GTGAAAGTGGCGGTTTTTTCGATTTTCGCCATCAACATTCTCGTGATCAGTCCGCTGCTGATCCAGGGTTGCAAAAAGGAAGCGCCGGCGGCGGACACCGCCGCGCTGCCTTCGTCGGACACCAGCACGAATCCGACGCCTGACACGAATTTGCCGCCGGTCCCGGCGATGAGTTCCAACTCCGCGCCGCTGGCCGTGGTTTCCAACACGCCGCCGCCAATGCCGCCGCCGCCAGTCGCTCCTCCTGAGCCTCCCGCGCCGGTTGGCCAGGAATACGTCGTCGCCAAAGGTGATTCGTTCTATTCCATCGCCAAGAAATTTCACGTGAAGATCAAGGACGTCGAAGCCGCAAATCCGGGCGTCACTCCGGCGAAATTGAAAGTCGGCCAGAAGCTCCAGGTTCCCGCTGGCAGTTCGGGCAGCACGAGCACCGCGAACGCGACTGATATGAGCAGCGGCAGCGATAATATTGTCACCGTGAAACCGGGTGATTCGCTGATGAAGATCGCTCACGAACACGGCAGCACGATCAAATTGATCCGCGCCGCGAATGAATTGAAGACCGATAAAATCAAGGTCGGCCAGAAATTGAAAGTCCCGGCCAAGTCGGCTCCTGCGACCGCTGCGACAACCGACAGTTCCGCAACCGCCGCGCCGATCCCGGCTCCAGTGAACCCGATGCCCGCACCGGCTCCGATTCCCTCGGTCCCGGCTTCAGGCGCTGCCCGCTGA
- the murD gene encoding UDP-N-acetylmuramoyl-L-alanine--D-glutamate ligase — MHELQDKHVLVVGLGQRGRAACGLLRKNGAKVTAMDLADTAELRTEAGKLRQLGVEVKLGVAKMPKGEFSLAITSPAVDGAAPILRELGKRQVPVIGEFELGYQHARCLNIAIAGTNGKGTTSEMLEQILLHSQRKTVVCGHGARPVCSTVLEAGDVDFLIFQLNAFQLETTQFFRPAVAVLLNITPDHLDRYPNHSAYVRATAKLFENQQAFDWAIVQSETLAELRALNIEIPAKVITFSANNRRADIFLDRGLLISRLPDWSGPLLDMSQCRLQGSHNAENMMAALAAGHVLRLPLDGMVEVLKQHAPAAHRFEKIAEINGVTYINDSKATNVDALHKALLSVSPAPGGDPNIWLIAGGKDKRQEFHYVGPLISQRVKGAFVIGEASGKIRAAWSLFTPCAATDSLLEAVILAAKNAVAGDVILLSPACPSFDQFRNYQHRGDVFREAVNQLPGVRGVEKSEAISPDETAGKN; from the coding sequence ATGCACGAATTACAAGACAAACACGTGTTGGTGGTGGGCCTCGGCCAGCGGGGCCGCGCCGCGTGCGGACTGTTGCGCAAGAACGGCGCGAAAGTCACCGCTATGGATCTCGCCGACACTGCCGAGTTGCGCACCGAAGCGGGCAAGCTTCGCCAACTCGGCGTTGAAGTGAAATTGGGCGTGGCCAAAATGCCCAAGGGCGAATTCAGTCTTGCCATCACCAGTCCCGCCGTGGACGGCGCTGCTCCCATCCTGCGTGAACTCGGTAAGCGCCAGGTGCCGGTCATCGGCGAATTTGAACTCGGCTATCAACACGCCCGCTGCCTGAACATCGCCATCGCCGGCACGAACGGCAAAGGTACGACCAGCGAAATGCTCGAACAAATTCTTTTGCACAGCCAGCGCAAGACCGTCGTGTGCGGCCATGGCGCGCGCCCCGTCTGCTCCACCGTGCTCGAGGCTGGCGATGTTGATTTTCTCATCTTCCAGTTGAATGCGTTTCAACTCGAGACGACGCAATTTTTTCGCCCGGCGGTTGCGGTGCTTTTGAATATCACGCCTGACCACCTGGACCGTTATCCCAACCATTCCGCTTATGTCCGGGCGACGGCGAAATTATTTGAGAACCAGCAAGCTTTCGATTGGGCCATTGTTCAAAGCGAGACCCTCGCCGAATTGCGCGCGCTGAATATTGAAATTCCCGCGAAGGTCATCACCTTCAGCGCAAACAATCGTCGCGCCGATATTTTTCTCGATCGCGGTTTGCTCATCAGCCGTTTACCGGATTGGTCCGGCCCGCTGCTCGACATGAGCCAGTGCCGTTTGCAAGGCTCGCACAACGCCGAGAACATGATGGCTGCGCTCGCCGCCGGACATGTGCTGCGCCTGCCGCTCGATGGCATGGTCGAAGTCCTCAAGCAGCACGCGCCTGCCGCGCATCGCTTCGAAAAAATCGCGGAGATCAACGGCGTCACTTACATCAACGATTCCAAGGCCACGAATGTGGATGCGTTACACAAGGCGCTGCTCTCAGTTTCGCCCGCGCCGGGCGGCGATCCCAACATCTGGCTGATCGCGGGCGGCAAGGACAAGCGGCAGGAATTTCATTACGTCGGACCGCTGATTTCCCAGCGTGTGAAAGGCGCATTTGTCATCGGCGAAGCCAGTGGAAAAATCCGTGCGGCGTGGAGTCTTTTTACTCCTTGCGCCGCCACGGATTCGTTGTTAGAAGCTGTCATACTTGCGGCGAAAAATGCGGTTGCCGGCGATGTGATATTGCTTTCACCAGCCTGTCCGAGCTTTGACCAGTTTCGAAATTACCAGCATCGGGGTGACGTATTTCGCGAAGCAGTGAACCAATTACCGGGCGTGCGCGGCGTGGAAAAATCCGAAGCAATTTCTCCGGACGAAACCGCCGGAAAAAATTGA